Proteins encoded in a region of the Misgurnus anguillicaudatus chromosome 9, ASM2758022v2, whole genome shotgun sequence genome:
- the LOC129424088 gene encoding glucose-dependent insulinotropic receptor: MMNHFNVTQEISKNTRENFSVTPASPMLTTPAMLERDFVTIGYILSVVSVLIISTNFLVAIALILLIRKKGCQSWCFVLNLSIADILVGVAITGIATDALEGSTTSMQKEKCLLRMSFILAPSAASILTMFVISLDRYVAIKMPLRYLQLMSNKIIATALILLWLMTVIVGFLPYIVTQMQRKDYNMICTFFLVIEPQSIIVMFCVFFFPVLCVFIYFYMDILKIACGHQQRISARQAGSSFMPSSRYWGHVKALRTIAVLVGCFTLCWCPFFVVSMVQVLCPDCKLYTFLENHLWLLGLSNSLINPLVYACWQREVRTQICMIFSHIKVGLCCPTRSQTADQCHTDHITITREGNFNGTTLPIELGYFETVAVPEQHPEKYSQ, from the coding sequence ATGATGAATCATTTCAATGTGACTCAAGAGATTTCCAAAAACACGAGGGAGAACTTCAGTGTGACACCAGCAAGTCCAATGCTTACAACCCCAGCCATGCTTGAAAGAGATTTTGTGACCATTGGCTATATTCTTAGTGTGGTATCGGTTTTGATCATCTCCACCAATTTTTTAGTAGCCATCGCTCTGATCCTGCTCATCCGCAAGAAAGGCTGTCAGAGCTGGTGCTTTGTCTTAAATCTATCCATTGCTGACATCCTAGTGGGCGTGGCCATAACTGGCATTGCCACCGATGCTCTTGAAGGAAGCACGACCTCCATGCAaaaagaaaagtgtttgttgCGTATGTCCTTCATCCTTGCGCCCTCCGCTGCCTCGATCCTCACCATGTTTGTTATCTCGCTGGACCGCTATGTGGCCATAAAGATGCCACTGAGATATTTACAGCTAATGAGCAATAAGATAATTGCCACTGCTTTAATCCTCCTATGGCTGATGACTGTGATTGTGGGCTTTTTGCCCTACATCGTGACACAAATGCAGCGGAAAGACTACAACATGATCTGCACGTTCTTCTTAGTCATAGAGCCACAAAGCATTATCGTGATGTTCTGCGTTTTCTTTTTCCCTGTTCTTTGTGTCTTCATTTACTTCTACATGGACATTCTGAAAATCGCTTGTGGGCACCAGCAGCGCATCTCTGCCAGGCAAGCGGGTTCAAGCTTTATGCCATCCAGCCGTTACTGGGGACACGTAAAGGCCCTGCGGACCATTGCCGTGCTGGTTGGCTGCTTCACTCTCTGTTGGTGCCCTTTCTTTGTGGTCAGTATGGTGCAGGTTTTATGCCCAGATTGTaaactttatacatttttggaGAACCATCTCTGGCTGTTGGGACTCTCAAACTCCCTCATCAATCCGCTCGTCTATGCCTGCTGGCAACGGGAGGTGAGGACTCAGATCTGTATGATCTTCAGTCATATAAAAGTCGGACTGTGTTGCCCGACACGATCACAGACAGCAGACCAATGCCACACAGACCATATAACCATCACCAGAGAGGGAAACTTTAACGGGACGACGCTTCCCATCGAGTTAGGCTACTTTGAGACCGTCGCAGTTCCTGAACAACATCCGGAAAAATATTCCCAGTAG